The following coding sequences lie in one Helicoverpa zea isolate HzStark_Cry1AcR chromosome 2, ilHelZeax1.1, whole genome shotgun sequence genomic window:
- the LOC124642515 gene encoding zinc finger protein 665-like has protein sequence MSEQKKNINCRVCLRYDLKGQKCFSLFENYNNSLIFEKIKYVADVQIREGDGLPSTICPDCLLQLETALVFKQKCETSNKILLSVLKQPSKICKVAFRPVPVKKEAEIVLGNAAQDPSQGHSHIGAISKTLEGSTNVVAEIPTDAQPVHEVPITCQTKFLTISPLPLKCEELRQPIDQEFETVHLKLEQNTHEIHKEVPVAEPFENEGSIDEPSDSELVIDTDNNGGIDSEDHDEPDNKQQEPQGTVKKSKARDLKLICDDCGGSFRSKCKLAVHWKKVHQPQKLICPHCKRIFKSFKAYHVHAKKNTRSCYVATLVNIEGLGSDRIYHCRDCDYKTRNIKDIDAHLVTHSGDRRFQCKDCSKCFTQHASLQGHRESQHNDFKVEATCHYCGLYIKGRNKLYKHLRIHEPKSVKCEVCQKIFKSHSNLSNHMKRHNGVRGYTCEHCSANFFTMSELCNHRKKVHYKSKTFKCDLCEYSLYTAVTLKLHRAKHTHNNVVCLLCGMFLESAEKLALHQRNHNEKNFACQQCDKSFHRRDSLRRHILQKHGPPKREEPVHMKVVKIKQEFSADHRFDNVITLSPILS, from the coding sequence atgagtGAGCAAAAGAAGAACATTAACTGTCGTGTTTGTTTGCGATATGATTTGAAAGGACAGAAATGTTTCTCCTTGTTCGAAAACTACAATAACTCTTTGATATTTGAGAAAATTAAGTATGTAGCCGACGTTCAAATAAGGGAGGGTGATGGCCTTCCTAGCACAATATGTCCAGACTGTTTACTGCAATTAGAAACAGCACTAGTGTTCAAACAAAAATGTGAGACTTCAAACAAAATCTTGCTGAGTGTCCTCAAACAACCGTCTAAAATTTGCAAGGTAGCCTTCAGACCTGTTCCAGTTAAAAAAGAAGCAGAAATAGTATTGGGTAATGCAGCACAGGATCCCAGCCAAGGTCATAGTCACATAGGTGCAATATCAAAAACACTTGAAGGATCAACAAATGTGGTAGCAGAAATTCCCACTGATGCACAGCCTGTCCATGAAGTACCTATAACTTGTCAAACGAAGTTTTTAACTATTTCACCACTACCTCTCAAATGCGAAGAACTAAGACAACCCATCGACCAAGAATTTGAAACTGTTCATCTGAAACTTGAACAAAATACTCATGAAATACACAAGGAAGTCCCAGTAGCTGAACCATTTGAAAATGAAGGATCCATTGATGAACCATCTGACAGTGAACTGGTTATTGATACTGATAACAATGGAGGAATTGACAGCGAAGATCATGATGAACCTGATAATAAACAACAAGAGCCTCAAGGAACAGTAAAAAAGAGTAAAGCTAGAGATCTTAAATTAATATGCGATGATTGCGGAGGAAGCTTCAGAAGTAAATGCAAGTTAGCCGTCCACTGGAAGAAAGTTCACCAACCCCAAAAGTTAATTTGTCCGCACTGCAAAAGAATCTTCAAATCTTTCAAAGCATACCATGTGCATGCCAAAAAGAATACAAGAAGCTGCTATGTTGCTACTCTCGTAAACATTGAAGGTTTGGGCAGCGATAGGATATATCACTGCAGGGACTGTGATTATAAAACTAGAAATATTAAGGACATAGATGCCCATTTGGTTACACACAGCGGAGACAGACGGTTTCAATGTAAAGATTGTTCTAAATGTTTCACACAGCATGCTTCACTGCAAGGGCATAGGGAATCACAGCATAATGACTTTAAAGTTGAAGCAACATGTCATTACTGTGGTCTATACATAAAAGGACGCAATAAACTATACAAGCACTTACGAATACATGAGCCGAAATCGGTTAAATGCGAAGTTTgtcaaaagatatttaaaagtCATTCGAATTTATCTAATCATATGAAGAGACACAATGGTGTTAGAGGCTACACGTGTGAACATTGTTCTGCAAACTTTTTCACCATGTCCGAGCTCTGTAACCATAGAAAAAAGGTGCATTATAAGTCGAAAACATTTAAATGTGACTTGTGTGAATATTCTTTGTATACAGCTGTTACACTGAAACTGCACAGGGCAAAGCACACTCATAACAATGTAGTATGTTTACTGTGTGGCATGTTTTTGGAAAGTGCCGAGAAGTTAGCTCTTCACCAGAGAAATCACAATGAAAAGAACTTCGCCTGTCAACAATGTGATAAAAGTTTCCACCGTAGAGATTCACTGCGGAGACACATTTTACAGAAACATGGGCCCCCAAAAAGAGAAGAACCGGTGCACATGAAAGTTGTAAAGATCAAACAAGAGTTTTCCGCAGACCATAGGTTTGATAATGTCATTACATTGTCGCCTATTTTGTCATAA